ATACATTTCTTCTTTGATAATGCCCCAAAAGTTCTCCATTGGACCGTTGTCAATGCATTTTCCCACACGAGACATACTGTGGGTGAGTTGATGTTTCTTCACAAAATTATTAAAGTCGTATGACGTGTATTGATATCCCCGATCGCTATGAATAAGCGTTTGGGTTGATATAATCTTGTCTTCAATTTGGCGAACTGTATCACGAACTAAGGCATTATCATTACGTTTCGATAGTTTAAAGGCTACGATCTTATTTTCGCCATAATCCAATATGGCACTAAGATAAGCTTTGGCGTTCTCTCCATACTTAAATTCAGTCACATCGGTTAATAAGACTTCCATCGATTGATAGTCCTTTCGGAATTCTCTATTGAGGACATTATCGGCGATATGTGCAGGATTGTGGGGCTTGTAACGATATCGTTTCTGACGGATAACAGCTTTCAAGTTCAGTAATTTCATCAAACGATAGACACACTTATGGTTTACTTTAGCGTTCATGAAGTGGTTCAGATAGATAGTTATTCGACGATAGCCATAAATACCTTTATGCTTTTCATAGACTTGAAGGATTAATTCAACAAGCTTTCGAAGCCGTTTTTCCGACGCAGTCGGCTTGCGTTTCAACCACTTATAATAACCCGCTCTGCTCACACCCAAAGCATCACAGAGATGGATTACTTTGTATCCTTCTTTTTGTAGTTTCTTGATCGTTTGGTATTCCGCTTCATACCTCGTTTGCGTGACATCAACTCTCTTTCCACTTCTTCTAACTTTTTTAACGCTACGTTCTCCGTTTCTAGATACTCATTTCGTGCTCTTAAAGCTGCATTTTCAGCCCGGATTCTTTCTTCTTCCGTTTGAACAGAGTTTGGTTTGCCGCGACCTCGTCCATCTACTAGTCCGTCAGGACCATGCTTCTTATATTTTTGAACCCATGAATACACGTTATTGTAGGATACCTGATACTTCTCAGCAGTTTTTTTATAAGATAAACTATTAGCTAGGCAGTCTTGGACTATTTTGATTTTTTCTTCTTGTGTTGATTTTTTATCTGTCATCGTATACACCTCGGATTTTGGAGAATAGCTCCTCATTTCTTCCCCTTTAGTATACTTGTTTATCCAGCTCCTGACAGTATCAACTTTTGGGATATTATATTTAACAGCTAGCTGACCTATAGGTAATCTATCTTCTAAATATTCTTTCACGACTAAGTCCTTAAATTCTTTGCTATATTTATTGGACTTAGATTTAACTTGAATCCCACTAATTCCATGCTCTTGGTATCTTAAGACTTTATCCCAAAAGGACGTCCAATTAATTAATAAACCATAGGCTTCTTTTAATTCTTTGAAACTGATTCCTTCATTCAGATACATCAAAATATATCTTTCGATTTCTTCAGTTGTATGTTTACTGTTTGAACGCATAAAAATCCCCCTAAAGTAATTTTACTTTTTTAAGTGTCTACTTTAGGGGGAGCATATCAATTTCGATTCACCAACACCATATATTATAGAACCAAAAAAACAGCCCCAAGTCGCTCTATAGAATGACTTGGGGCTGTTTGGCTTTTATGACGCATTAAAGGAGCACATAATAAAGAACGTTAACGCTTCTCTATTCTTATTTAACATATTCCAATATATGTTCCCAAGTTTGGCGATCGAATACCTGCATGGCTTCGCCATCACCGAGAACGCTATAACCGATTATTAACCCCAGAGCAAATAAACCAACTGCTAATGCCACAAAAATAATAATCGTGAATAATGATTTAAAAATAGGTTTAAAATCAAACTTCATATTTAACGTCCTTTACTGTTAGTTTCTTTGTGTTAACCTTCTAAACCAGCTCGGTCCAAATTGGCGGCTACGTTTTTGCTTGCCAATGTTCTCAAGTAAAATACCTGTTCCTAATGCAACAGAGTCCAATGAATCTGGTGATGTAAAGACTGGTACGCCTAATTCATCACTGAATAATTGTTCAATGCCTTTAATCAAGGCTCCACCACCGGTTAAGACAATACCAGTATTAATGATGTCTGCTCCTAATTCTGGTGGTGTAATTTCAAGAACTTCCTTAGCCTGCTCTACAATCAACATTAACGTATCATGCATAGCATTGTAAACTTCTTCTGAAGTAATTACAATGGTTCTCGGAAGTCCAGTAACCATGTCTCTACCACGAATTTCCATACTGTCTAGTTTCTCTGGCAACAATGCTGTTCCAACATTTTTCTTAATTTGTTCAGCTGTACGCTCACCAATTAATAAGTTGTGCTCACGTTTG
This genomic interval from Jeotgalibaca arthritidis contains the following:
- a CDS encoding helix-turn-helix domain-containing protein — its product is MRSNSKHTTEEIERYILMYLNEGISFKELKEAYGLLINWTSFWDKVLRYQEHGISGIQVKSKSNKYSKEFKDLVVKEYLEDRLPIGQLAVKYNIPKVDTVRSWINKYTKGEEMRSYSPKSEVYTMTDKKSTQEEKIKIVQDCLANSLSYKKTAEKYQVSYNNVYSWVQKYKKHGPDGLVDGRGRGKPNSVQTEEERIRAENAALRARNEYLETENVALKKLEEVERELMSRKRGMKRNTKRSRNYKKKDTK
- a CDS encoding DNA-directed RNA polymerase subunit beta, giving the protein MKFDFKPIFKSLFTIIIFVALAVGLFALGLIIGYSVLGDGEAMQVFDRQTWEHILEYVK